Below is a window of Corvus cornix cornix isolate S_Up_H32 chromosome 2, ASM73873v5, whole genome shotgun sequence DNA.
GCCAATTTCTTCTTTCACCTTGTCCTTGGAAAGCTGGTCTTCAGTGAATCCCGGAGGACTTGTTCTTGAGGTCCAAGTTAGTCCTGTCGTCATTTTTCGCTGGTAGGagcccctgctcccccagcctgccATGGATGGAAATGTCGGGTCGGGGTAGTATCCCAGAGCGTGGGATGTCTGAAGGGGAAGGGATTTAATGCCATAAGGGAGCAAGGTGCTATGAGAATACTCCGTGTCATAGGAGTTCATGTCCAGTTTGTTGGCGCTGGGCTGCTGTACAGGCGTCACAAACCACCGCTGAGGAGAGCTGGCCACCTCCTCGTTCTGCTGCGGGGACAGCAGGCCATTTGTCTGAGGGACGGTTCTCTCACCGTTGTAAAACCTGGCTGGGGGCAGGTTGTTGACAAACTGTTCCTGGAAGAACGGCTGCACGCTGTATCGGGCGCCAGGGACGATCTGGTGGGATCTAGGAGAATCCGTGGGAGATGGAGTTAATCTGTCATTTTCGGAAGCTGTGTACATGCTACAATATAAAAGAGAGATACTGAGTGTTTTTCTTAACAATTCCAATATGACAGTAACAAcacaaaaacacaaagaaaccaGTTATTTCTTAATTAGAATCATAACTACATTTAATTGCATGGCTATTTGTTTTAATCTGATTTAGTAGGCCTTTTTCCTAGACCAGTGTAAATTTCTTATTACTGCTACAAGTAATAGCACAAGTGAAACTACAAAGTGACTATTAGGCAAGTCTTCTGCTGACAATTTAAAGAAGCTGCCTGTTCTGTGGAGATACCCAATACACTGCTGCCAAATCCGCAGGCCAGCTGGATTCTGCCAGCACAAGTTTCCTACCAAAATTCAGAAGCCTGCAGAAAGCCAGGTCATCTAGACAATACACTATTCAGACATTTTAACATAAGCAAAACTGCCAGTAGTTAACTGAATTAATGTCTAAAGAAAAACCCTTCCACAGACATTTCAGGCCAGAATCATGCCTCCTAGACAGAGACATCTGCGAAAGAAGACAGAGGTGTACTTACGAGTCATAGTTGTCTCTGAAGCCTTTTGCAAAAGGATTATGGTCAATTTTGAGCTGTGTAATCTAAAAGTGaaagcagaatatattttaagatGAGATGCTGAGTACACAAGggaattttattcttaattGCAATTTTATACATCCATGCTTACATCAGTGTTTTGATATGCTGTAACTGCTATAAACTGTgtttcagggaaaataaatgtttgagtCTTTGAGGAATCATTCATATCTTCAACACCATCTTCTGTCACTTCCACGATGTGAAGTCGGGGCTGGTACTTGTGTAGGGACTGAAGTACTATCATCTAAAAGAAACCACGAAAAAGGCAACATCTTTAGACAAACTGCATCTAGCATTAAAAGACCTATTTTATAGCACgacattttcttcctgtaaatTGTAATCTCTTCGTTTACAAATGGAGCAGTTTTAACTGTTATCAGGGGATGATTCACAGCTTACATCTGTGTTTCACCAAGAGCCATCAGGTACTCTCCCACTTTTTGAACAACTAATGTGATCAATATGTTAgctaaaacaaaagaaattcacACATCAGAGTCCAACATTTGCAACTATTCATAcggaaaaaacaaagaaaacaagctcTATGACCCAGTTCCAGAAGGGAACAGTGATCTAGCGGCTCGATGAAATGCCGTTAAAGATGCAAAACCCCAGGTCTCCCCGCTGAGCCACCAAGAGCCCCTCAAGCCGCCCTCCCCTCCGTACCTGCGCGTTGTTGTTGTTAGCACCTTTGTTGTTCGTTAGCTTCAGCTTCCCGAAAGAAATCTCCTGCCTCATCCAGTGAGCCCCGGTGTTGGGCGACTCGGGGTGCACGTAGACCTTGTTGCCTGGGGAAGACAAGCCAGTAAAACGCCGGCCGGCCACGGGGCTTTGTTCCGCCGCCCGCGCAGCCCCTCGGTTGGATGGCCACTCTCCCACACAGCCTCACACACCGCGGCGCAAAAAGAGTCGCAAGACGACCTTAAAACCGTAGCTCGTGCCTCAGTAGGATGCCCGGTGTGGGGAAGACACtaaagggggaggggaggggaggggtgggCAAAGTGGGAACCCTTTCCGAGAAACCGACCCGCGGGGAAAGGGGGCGAGGAGGCTCCCGGAACCTGCACCTACCTTGCATGTTGTTGTCGGCTTTGCCGCAGGTCACCCACTTGCCCCCCTGGAAACGCCAGTGGTTGGGGTCCGCCAACACCACCTCCACGAAGACGTTGTAGTGGGCCGTGGGGTTGAGGCCGGTGATATTGAAGCTCAGGAAGGGAAACATCCTCCTGAAAACCACAAGGCATGCTGAGGCGGGCCGGGGAAGGGGGCGCGGGCTCCGGCGCAAGCTGTAGGCGGCCGTGGGATGCCCCGTCCATCCCGGCACTAAAGACACTAAGGAAGCAAGGGGCGAGCCCCGACCGACCCCCGTTCTAACTCCTGGCCGCCGAATGTGGGGAAATTGGGGAGTCGCTTCTCGGGGAAAGCATCCCGGGGCACCACCGACGAAGAGAGCGCGCACCTCCTTTCCGGGGGAGGCAGAAAGCGCCGCCCGACACGGAGCGTCCTCGGGGGtgtcccccttcctcccccatcCCCGACCACCACTTCCCTCCGTTTCCACCATCCCACGCGCCCGCTTACCGGCCCTGCTTGGTGATGATCATCTCCGTCTGGTGCCGGTGGAACTTGAGCCAGAGGGGCCGGTTGCAGAGGAAGACCTgcgcccgcagccccgggccAGCGGCCGGCATCCCCAGCGCCCCGAGCCCGCCGCAGGAGCCCGACGCCGGCGGGTAAGGGCCGTAAAGAGGTCCGCCGGCCGTCGCCTGCCCGTACTGGTACCCGCCGCCGCCTCCGAACTGCGTCCGGCCGCCGGGCGGGCATACGGCGCCCGCGAAGCCTCCCGGGGACAGCACGGAGCCGTAGGGGTAGCGCGGCCCGCCGGGCGGCTGGTAGACGGCGCCGTGCTGCGCCGTCGGCGGGTACGGGAACAGGGCGCAGGGCCCCCCCAGCTCGGCCGCGGGCGGCCCGGGGGACTGCAGGTAGTAGCGCTCGGGGCTCAGGCTGTCCATGGAGTAGCGGGCGGAGGCGGCCGGGGGCAGCTCCTCTTCGCCGCATGGGGTGGCCTTGCGGCCGTCCGGCTTGGGAGCAGCGAAGGGCGGCTCGACCGCCTCCGCCTCGCCCAGGATGGCGGGAGCCGTCCCAAACTTCTTGGGCATCTTGTCCAGATCGAGGCGCGGCGGCGATCCCGGACCGGGCGGCCCGCGGGAGCCGCCAGCAGCGCCCGTCCCGGCTCCCGCTCCGGCGGCGCCACCGCGCCCGCCGCCCTCCAGCGGGTAGAAGGGGGCGCCCGGCAGTGCCCCCGCCGCCGTCAGCAGCGGCTCGCCCAGCTGCATCCTCGGTGGGCGGTGCGTTCGAGTTCCCACTCAATCCTGCGTCGACCTCGACCCGTGGCCGCGCAGGGTTGCGCTCTGGCAGGGCTCCGCCGAGGCGATTTATACCGGCGCGCCGGGCTCCTCGGGCCGCCGGGGAGGGGCTTGCGCCGAGCTGCCTCATCGCCGCCCTCCACCCCCGCCGGCCCATTGGCTGGGCCGCGTGACACTAATTTAATTAGACAGCTACTAATTGGAACAAGTCACCTGTGACTTTGGTGTGCGCCCCGTCCCCTTCCATGGCCCCCCTTCCCGCAGCCGGTTTCCCGAGGAGCTCTGGCCCGCTCCTTGCCCCCACGTCCCTCGGACTGAGGGGAGCTCCCGCATCACCCCACGGTGGCCGCGGTGGAAGGCCCGGCTTCCTCGCTTCcaaaaaaagagcttttgctGAGGTGGCACCGTCCTCCCGGCTCGGGCTCGTAAGGAAGAATCCCCGGCTCTGAACGAGAGATGGGGACGAAATGGAAAGGTTTGAGTGGGAAAGCCGGCACCCACCAGGTAGGGAGGGCGGCGATCAATCCGGCCGCTGAGACGGGGCGGGTGACACTGGTTCCCCGCAACCTCCCCGACGGCCGCCTCGCCGCTCAAACAATTCGGCTTGTGTCTCTGCCGACCCCAACAGCCTCCTTTCTCCCTGTCCGCTCCCTGAGCAGCATCCTTATGTTGGGGTTAACACGTTTCACTTTATCAGGGACGTCTCTGTGGGAAGCGGCGGGTTCGGTTCACAATTCCAGTTTCAGGAACTCGGCAGTCGGTTTCTCACAACCCGCGTTCCCCTTCAGCATCTCCCACCGGGAAGGCAGATTTTTAATTGAGGCGGGTGCCAAATCTCTTTGGCGCTTTCTCTCCGTGCAAAATCCGAGCCTCTAGCCCcaaaagggaagggaacagTACTTGTGAAGTGGTAGATGCCCGTGTGATTGTGGGGAGCGGGCAGAGCCGGCGTGAAAGATTTGCAGCTACAAATCCGCAGCCCCTCGCCCTCTGTCCGTCACCGGCCATCTCACAGGGAGGGCTGCAAACACCTGCCTCCACCTCACGGCTGAATTTTAAACCAGACCCGCTGAGCGGCCAGGATTTCGTTGCCTGGCAGAAGGATCCGGCCGTGCTGGAGCAGCCGAGCGCTGCCGCCCTCCTGGCCGCGTCGGCCCGCTGGCCCCCCACTCCCGCCGGGCTGCGCCGCATCGGGGCAACTGAGATAAATGGCGAACAGCTGACCGCGGCCGCCGGGGCCGAGGCGCTGCCGGAGTCTCGGCGGGATGCGCATCCCTGCGCAAACCGGGTGCCGGCAGGTGCGGGCGGCGGGGCACGCCCGGTGACGACCGCCGAGGCCGGGGACGGGCACCGGCGTCTCAGAGGTCGGGCAGGACTCAACCCTTACCCCGATGGGAGCCGAGAGACGGGGGAACCCGCCCCTGCTGTGCCCACTCTGGCTGCGGCCACACCGGCAGGAGCCTGGGCCAGGCTGCTCACAGTCGGCACTGAAATACTAGCTCCAGCCCTAACCACACGTTCTCTCCGGGATAATGTTTGCCTCAATTTTTGCGTGGAACTATTTCGACCGGAGACGACAACAAAAATGTGTCAGAGAAGACCGACGCTCCGGCACGAAGCGAGCCGGTGGCTGGAACCGCGAGGTGCGGAGTGGAGCAGAGCTCGGCCGAGCTGCCCggctttgaaagcaaaacaagccgAGGGGCGTCCTGCCGGGCGCTGCCGAGGCTGAGCCGCTGCGCCCCTTCCCGCGGCCGGAGAGCCCCGGGGCGGCTCTCGGCGGGGCCGGCCCCAGCCCGGGGCTGCGCTGCGGCAGCCCGCTCCCTTGGGCTCTGCCTCTCCCGGGCTAGGGCAGGGACGCAAGGAGATTTTACAAAACTACTATGTAGGTTTTAATGGAGTTATTTTTActtagaaagagaaaagagatgaaCCTATCTCGCTCTAGTCTTTCCTTTTTAGGCTTGGCTTGCAGGTCCATTTCTTATTTTGCACCAGCTGTGAGGCTCATCCAACTTCTCTGGGAGACAGTTCATTTTGCAGACGTGGCAGAAAACACATCCAGCAAAAAAGGACAATTGCATTCTGTCGCGTTCTCGAGTTGGATCAGCTCAACTAAGGCCCAACAAGAGCAGAGGCGGTGCAGAGGAAAGGGCAGCATTTGGTTTTGGTGTAACCTTATGTTGACTTATTTTGTGACACTGTGAATCGTGAAATTGCAgctttataattaaaaaaaaaattctctccttCAGATTAAACTGTGTTTTCCCAGGCTGTTGGGATAAATGTTTCATGCCTTTCCATTCCTTTTGAGTGTCCAGAAAGGCCAAAGTCTCTGGGAAAGAATTGCAAAGTCACTCACTGTGCCATGGCTGTAGGAAATGCGGGGATGAGATGGGACGAGGTGACAGGGAACACAGTAATGCAGATATTGCTTGAGTCTGTGACTTTTCTTTTGCAGGCTGGTGACCCTGCAATATCACCCAAATTTAACTGCAATTAATGACATCTCTCTAGGGATAGGTTTCCTGGGGCTAATTTGGGAACAAGGAGATATCCACTGAGTTTGCATCAGGCTCTGgaagtggaaaatatttcctttatctTTGTGAGGAAGCTAGAGTTGGAGAAAGCTAAAATACAGTGAGTAGCAGGTTGTGCTAATTTGAAAAACTAGAAGTTCATTATTATGGACCGGCTGATTAAGACATGGTCTGTATTGTGCTGCATAGGCAACATCATGTTTGCTGTCATCTCACAGGATACTTGGAAATTCCACCCAACAGTAGTtgaggagagaaagagatgaGTGCAGAATTGTGTGGTGACCATTGTCCAGGCACAGCTAGTTTAAGTGGCTTACACAAATCTTTGTCTCATTTCAAAAAGATGATGTGTGCATTCAGGAACATGGGGCTGTAATTCTTcaggcttaaaaaaataaagcagtaaagATCCTTGCTTCCTGACTTGGTCTCACAGAACTGTTGCTTCAAGAAATGGTGCACATACTTCATTCTTGTATTTGAACTCAGGAATAAGGTGCTCTCTGTTCATCCATGATGGCCTTCCACCACGCTTGATTTCCTGCATGCAGGAATGGGCTGTCTCGTGCTTTGAGGGGATTGTCCTTGAAGACCAGCCAGCTCTCACaggctttcctttccccttcctcagcAGTCTTCCATGCAATCCTTACCAAGAACATCCCTGAACTAAGCTGaattctgctctcctgaagtgcCAGTTTGTAATTGTATTATTGGTCTTTCTCACTTCTCAGAGTTTTAATCACAATTTTTGCATCCCATTGTAAGAAATCCAGAAGACTCATCAGTCACCTGCACAAAGAAATTACCATCAACACAGACTGGAGATGTGGATTGTCCCTGCCCAGACCCATTACCCTATCTGCAAATATCAGGTGATTCTCATCCTGAGTACCAGTGGGGACTAGAGCTCTGGAGTACCAGCTCATGGAGCTTCCTTCAGCTTTCAAACAAAGGCTTCTCTTGCTTCCCCTCTCGATCTGGAGGTCTGTAGCAGGCCCCTAGTACAAACTCGTCAGTGTTGCACTGTTCTCTGATCCTTACCCATGTCTGGACTGACTTGTCACTTGTTCAAAACAAAGCGGTGTGTCTTACAGCCAGCCCTTAGCATAGACTCTAAGCCATCCATATTCCTCACCTTCCCAGTGTGTTTTATCTCAAGAGCCTGTATTCATCCTTAGCAACAATCCAGCCATGCAAGCTATCCCACTGTGATTCTGTAATCCCTGTGAGATGCCATCAAGCAATCTCCTTTTTACATCTGCTTTCAGACTGCAGGTACTTTCTTTAGGTTCCTCAGGAATTTTTTGCCACAGTCCCTGGGATTTCAGATCCTCAGGGGTGAGTGCTACTTTTTGGAGCTGCCTTTTTCTCACTCCTGTCTCTCCCCAGGTGCCCACCCCTCTTTCAGCAGCGCCTTGTTCTTGTCTGTTTCATCAAGTTAATGGGAGTACTAAACGCATTTTAGTTTCTCGTTGCACTGGTTTAGTTGCAGTGTAGGAGCTGGATGCTCCAGCAGCCTTTGAGTTTGTTACTGCTCTGAGCCTCCTGTCTGAGGTCTCAAGCCTTAGCACTGCATCACCTTTAGTTCCCATCCTGGGAAGCTTGCTTTCTGGAGGCAGTGGTAGATGGAGTAAGTTCTCACAGGGCTTGGCAGTAGGGTCTGCATGGATACTCTCTAGCTCGGGGTGCTTTTGCTGACTGGTGTTGGGACCCAGTTCtgtctgctcagcagcagcctgcacaaGGATAGAGCCTGGATCAGCAGGCTGGAAGTTGATGGGGTGGTTCAGTAGCAGAAAAAGGGAGGCCTGACTCTGGTGGGTGTacaagggaaagagaaaacttgGAGGCCTGGATCAGCGTTGAAGGGCACACCAGACAAGCACTGTtgagcactgggagcagagaagaggaaggTACAGGATGAAGATCTGAGCTGACTGAAGAAGGTCAGTTGCAGGGCCAGTGTGAGGATGTGGTAACTATCAAGCAAAGCCTGCTGAAAGAATGGAGCTGGAGTGTGTCCAAAGAAGGGCAATAAATTTGATGAAAGGCCTGGAGCACAAGCcttacagcagcagctgagggaggtgggGCTGTTTAGCCTcgagaaaaggaggttcagggaCACCTCATTgttctctacaactgcctgaaaggagattgtagccaggtgaggggTCAATCTCTTGTCCCACATAATGggcaataggacaagagggaacTGTTTCAGATTGCACCAGAggaagtttagattagatattaggaaaaaatatctttgctgaGTGGTCAggaactggaacaggctgcccagggaaagtggtggaatcactgtccctggagctgttcaACAAATGTGTAGACATGGCACTTGGGTATGTTATTTAGTGGTGGACGTGACAGTACTGGGTTGTTGCTCGGACTTCATGATCTTGGAGGCTTTTTCCAACCACCCTCAAGGATTCTCATGTACCCGATGGGAAAGATGTCTGctaatgtctttacaaacaatttgATGGGCAAAGGCATGGGTGTTAATGTCTTTGAAATGGTTCTTAATGTTTCTACTGACTTTGGGCAGCAGGTTCTTTATCAGGCCGGACAGCTTGGCTCCTGAAACAAACAAGGGTCTGCACAGTCCCGAGCTTCTGAACTTTGGGGTAGAACGACAGGTTCAAGGGGGGATATGGGGTAGGCAGTCCG
It encodes the following:
- the EOMES gene encoding eomesodermin homolog, which encodes MQLGEPLLTAAGALPGAPFYPLEGGGRGGAAGAGAGTGAAGGSRGPPGPGSPPRLDLDKMPKKFGTAPAILGEAEAVEPPFAAPKPDGRKATPCGEEELPPAASARYSMDSLSPERYYLQSPGPPAAELGGPCALFPYPPTAQHGAVYQPPGGPRYPYGSVLSPGGFAGAVCPPGGRTQFGGGGGYQYGQATAGGPLYGPYPPASGSCGGLGALGMPAAGPGLRAQVFLCNRPLWLKFHRHQTEMIITKQGRRMFPFLSFNITGLNPTAHYNVFVEVVLADPNHWRFQGGKWVTCGKADNNMQGNKVYVHPESPNTGAHWMRQEISFGKLKLTNNKGANNNNAQMIVLQSLHKYQPRLHIVEVTEDGVEDMNDSSKTQTFIFPETQFIAVTAYQNTDITQLKIDHNPFAKGFRDNYDSMYTASENDRLTPSPTDSPRSHQIVPGARYSVQPFFQEQFVNNLPPARFYNGERTVPQTNGLLSPQQNEEVASSPQRWFVTPVQQPSANKLDMNSYDTEYSHSTLLPYGIKSLPLQTSHALGYYPDPTFPSMAGWGSRGSYQRKMTTGLTWTSRTSPPGFTEDQLSKDKVKEEIGSSWIETPPSIKSLDSNDSGVYTGACKRRRLSPSTSSNENSPTMKCEDINAEDYSKDTSKGMGYYAFYTSS